The Fodinibius saliphilus genome has a segment encoding these proteins:
- a CDS encoding alpha/beta hydrolase family protein codes for MKSHKIEFPGSQNMNLSARIDEPDDGLSKGAVLFAHCFTCSKNLKAVGRISRVLTNHGMGVFRFDFTGLGESEGDFADTNFSSNIDDLKAAADFMNAEWASPRMLIGHSLGGAAVLQAAHQISSVEAVVTIGAPCNPEHVSRHLMDKMEQIKEQGKARVKLGGRIFTIKKQFLDDLKEQKMNKVIKNLGNPLLIFHSPVDKTVGIDNAAHIYQLAKHPKSFISLDDADHLMTNEEDARYVGSVTAAWVNRYL; via the coding sequence ATGAAGAGCCATAAGATAGAATTTCCCGGTAGTCAGAATATGAACCTTTCAGCGCGTATTGATGAGCCCGATGATGGTCTTTCTAAAGGGGCCGTACTTTTTGCCCACTGTTTTACTTGCAGTAAAAACTTGAAGGCTGTTGGACGCATTAGCCGTGTTCTTACCAACCATGGTATGGGTGTTTTTCGCTTTGATTTTACTGGTCTGGGTGAGAGTGAGGGGGATTTTGCGGATACAAATTTTTCATCAAATATTGATGACCTTAAAGCGGCCGCTGATTTTATGAATGCGGAATGGGCAAGTCCTCGCATGTTGATTGGACACTCGCTGGGCGGAGCTGCGGTTTTGCAGGCAGCTCATCAGATCTCTTCAGTAGAGGCCGTGGTAACCATAGGTGCACCCTGTAATCCTGAACATGTTAGCCGTCATCTGATGGACAAAATGGAGCAGATAAAAGAGCAGGGAAAGGCCCGGGTAAAGTTAGGAGGTCGCATTTTTACGATCAAAAAACAGTTTTTAGATGACCTTAAAGAACAGAAGATGAACAAGGTGATTAAAAATTTGGGTAATCCACTGCTTATTTTTCATTCCCCTGTAGATAAAACGGTGGGAATCGATAACGCAGCTCATATCTATCAACTGGCGAAACATCCAAAGAGTTTTATCTCTTTGGATGATGCCGATCACCTAATGACCAACGAAGAGGATGCCCGCTATGTAGGATCTGTTACTGCTGCATGGGTGAATCGATATCTTTAA
- a CDS encoding rhodanese-like domain-containing protein, which yields MSQMAKELSTKEVVSKIEKENVQLIDIRPIAAYNGWALEGEQRGGHIPGAKSIPLQWTGYMDWVEVLEEKNITKNLPIIIYGYSGNTASTMAHKMRELGYGELFIYNSFVTEWSADEALSLEQLARYQQLVYPDWVNQLIKGNTPPKYDNDDFVICHSHYDNIEDYHRGHIPGAIPIDTNSLESTETWNRRSPDELKETLEKLGIHHDTTVVLYGRFSAPTFNEEKFPGKSAGHLGALRCAAIMLYAGVNDVRILNGGITSWETKQLPLSTEAISPTPINDFGADIPGCPEIMIDPPEAKELLAADDGDLVSIRSWEEFIGERSGYHYIKKKGRIPGAIFGNCGSDAYHMENYRNFDHTMREFQEVEQAWKEGGIIADKHIAFYCGTGWRGSEAFWNAWLMGWPNVSVYDGGWYQWCNNPNNPVETGIPEQAPKSQKTMAQ from the coding sequence ATGTCACAAATGGCTAAGGAGTTATCGACAAAAGAAGTTGTTTCAAAAATTGAAAAAGAAAACGTACAACTTATAGATATCCGTCCCATTGCCGCATATAATGGCTGGGCGCTAGAAGGTGAACAAAGAGGGGGGCATATTCCCGGCGCCAAAAGCATTCCCCTGCAATGGACAGGTTACATGGATTGGGTAGAAGTACTGGAAGAAAAGAATATCACTAAGAATCTTCCTATTATTATTTATGGTTATTCGGGTAACACCGCCAGTACAATGGCTCATAAAATGAGAGAGTTGGGATATGGCGAATTATTTATCTATAACAGTTTTGTCACTGAGTGGTCAGCTGATGAAGCCCTCTCTCTGGAACAGCTAGCACGATACCAGCAATTGGTTTATCCTGACTGGGTTAATCAACTTATTAAAGGAAATACACCTCCCAAATATGATAATGATGATTTCGTTATCTGTCATAGCCATTATGACAATATCGAAGATTACCATCGCGGGCATATCCCCGGAGCCATCCCCATAGACACCAATAGTCTGGAATCTACAGAAACGTGGAACCGCCGCTCTCCTGACGAGTTAAAAGAAACTCTTGAAAAGTTGGGTATTCATCATGACACAACAGTTGTACTGTATGGTCGGTTTTCAGCTCCTACTTTTAATGAAGAAAAGTTCCCGGGCAAAAGTGCCGGTCATCTGGGTGCTCTTCGTTGTGCTGCTATAATGCTGTATGCCGGTGTCAACGATGTGCGCATTCTTAATGGAGGAATTACCAGCTGGGAAACAAAACAGCTGCCACTATCAACAGAAGCTATTAGCCCCACTCCCATTAATGATTTTGGGGCTGATATACCCGGTTGCCCTGAAATAATGATAGATCCCCCGGAGGCAAAGGAACTACTGGCTGCCGATGATGGTGACCTAGTCAGCATCCGCAGCTGGGAGGAATTTATCGGTGAACGGAGCGGTTATCACTATATTAAAAAGAAAGGACGCATCCCCGGAGCTATTTTCGGTAACTGTGGTAGTGATGCCTACCATATGGAAAACTATCGCAACTTTGATCATACTATGAGAGAGTTTCAGGAAGTTGAACAAGCATGGAAAGAGGGGGGAATAATAGCCGATAAACATATTGCTTTTTACTGCGGAACAGGATGGCGCGGCAGTGAAGCATTCTGGAACGCCTGGCTAATGGGATGGCCTAATGTATCGGTTTATGATGGCGGATGGTACCAATGGTGTAATAATCCCAATAATCCTGTTGAAACCGGTATCCCCGAACAAGCACCGAAGTCCCAAAAAACGATGGCTCAATAG
- a CDS encoding anti-sigma factor family protein: MKITKDVIKKLINAAFNSHPDEIGCDECFEKLNKFAELELEGKLAAEAMPLVEDHLKRCKECREEYEALLEALRTIQR; the protein is encoded by the coding sequence ATGAAGATCACAAAAGACGTTATAAAAAAGCTGATTAATGCTGCCTTTAATTCACATCCAGATGAAATTGGATGCGACGAATGCTTTGAGAAGCTAAATAAATTTGCGGAATTGGAACTTGAAGGAAAGTTGGCAGCAGAAGCTATGCCTTTGGTAGAAGACCATCTCAAAAGATGTAAAGAATGCCGTGAAGAATATGAAGCACTACTTGAAGCCCTTCGAACAATACAAAGATAA
- a CDS encoding TonB-dependent receptor plug domain-containing protein, with the protein MVLLLIVSGTGQAQQAQTLDTLVVSKEMLVSSSRIPQTAAGSGRNITIIPAKTIRNLPVHTTDEVLRYASGIEVQSRGAFGTQSDFSIRGSSFSQVLVMVDGMRLNDPLTAHYSSNIPVAPSEIARIEVLHGPAAAQYGADAVGGVINIVTRSFSQKNSSQKTDAKLKVGYGQNDLKIGQGGFFYSNSNYRIAGGGMWFNTPGQELTPNYTNYFNIGKASLSAGFDLGNGWDLATRAAYDYRDYNAKYFYTASPYDEATDHTKAWWTQLKLTKQSDGALTTLKGAYKHNTDDFVFNPAFPANHHTTKLLNLQLFQYRKLSEQWSLTYGAQTTARNIRSNDRGNHSDWHYAGFSMAEWKPNSAFTLTGSLRLDHDENYGSELMPQLSASYDLDNWIVRASGGRSIRSASYTERYISTNLTGPLSAGRNLGNPDLKAERSWSGEVGFDFIGLSNIRFSATGFLRSSQNLIDYVETNSSNIPNNDNLAGNTNYLYAQNLSNVETVGVETELTIRKDLGANWLLSSRIGYTFANLVNDQNIDSKYIANYARHLINTTVSLRKGHAKVALTGLWKDRDADQATQINAFKASRYSVWNLKVDYNFYQNFTVGIEADNLFDKNYQDILGARMPERWIMGTLSWEL; encoded by the coding sequence ATGGTTCTACTACTAATAGTATCTGGAACCGGCCAAGCACAACAGGCCCAAACATTGGATACCCTCGTTGTATCAAAAGAGATGTTGGTTTCCTCAAGCCGTATTCCACAAACAGCCGCTGGATCAGGGCGCAATATTACTATCATTCCCGCTAAAACGATAAGAAATTTACCCGTTCATACTACTGATGAAGTACTTCGTTATGCATCAGGAATTGAGGTGCAATCCCGAGGTGCTTTTGGCACACAGTCTGATTTTAGTATTCGAGGCAGCTCTTTCTCCCAGGTATTGGTGATGGTTGATGGTATGAGACTCAACGATCCACTTACTGCTCACTATAGTTCAAATATTCCCGTCGCACCTTCAGAAATTGCACGCATTGAGGTGCTTCATGGGCCGGCTGCCGCACAATATGGTGCTGACGCTGTTGGGGGAGTTATCAATATTGTTACCCGAAGTTTTAGTCAAAAAAATAGCTCACAAAAAACTGATGCAAAACTAAAAGTTGGTTATGGCCAAAATGATTTAAAAATCGGGCAGGGCGGCTTTTTCTATTCCAATTCCAATTATAGAATTGCAGGCGGTGGTATGTGGTTTAACACTCCCGGCCAAGAGTTAACCCCAAACTATACCAACTATTTTAATATCGGAAAAGCCTCTCTATCGGCCGGTTTTGATTTGGGTAATGGTTGGGACCTTGCAACACGCGCTGCATACGACTATCGAGATTATAACGCTAAGTATTTTTATACAGCTAGTCCCTATGATGAAGCCACAGACCACACTAAAGCCTGGTGGACCCAGCTTAAACTTACTAAGCAAAGTGATGGTGCCTTAACAACACTCAAGGGGGCCTACAAGCACAACACTGACGATTTTGTCTTTAATCCTGCTTTCCCCGCAAACCATCACACTACCAAGCTGTTGAATCTTCAGCTTTTCCAGTATCGCAAACTTTCCGAACAGTGGTCGCTTACCTATGGTGCCCAAACAACTGCTCGTAACATCCGCAGTAACGACCGCGGCAACCACAGTGATTGGCATTACGCCGGCTTCTCAATGGCAGAGTGGAAACCAAACAGCGCCTTTACGCTGACCGGAAGCCTGCGCCTTGATCATGATGAAAACTACGGCAGTGAATTAATGCCGCAGCTGAGCGCTTCTTATGATCTGGACAATTGGATTGTTCGTGCTTCAGGGGGGCGTAGTATCCGATCGGCCAGCTATACTGAACGTTATATTTCTACAAACTTGACCGGACCACTGTCAGCTGGCCGTAATCTCGGGAATCCTGATTTAAAAGCGGAACGTTCATGGTCAGGAGAAGTTGGTTTTGATTTTATAGGTCTGTCGAACATTCGATTTTCTGCTACCGGATTTCTTCGGTCATCACAAAACCTAATTGACTATGTGGAAACCAACTCTTCCAATATTCCCAATAATGATAACCTGGCCGGCAACACAAATTACCTCTATGCCCAAAATCTAAGCAATGTAGAAACAGTGGGGGTTGAAACTGAATTGACCATCCGCAAAGATTTAGGAGCCAATTGGTTACTCAGCAGCCGTATTGGATATACTTTTGCCAACTTAGTTAATGATCAAAATATAGACTCGAAATATATCGCAAACTATGCGCGCCACTTAATCAATACAACGGTATCTCTTCGGAAAGGCCATGCAAAGGTAGCATTAACGGGACTTTGGAAGGATCGCGACGCTGATCAAGCAACTCAAATTAATGCCTTCAAGGCATCAAGGTATAGTGTTTGGAATCTGAAAGTTGATTATAACTTCTATCAAAACTTCACTGTTGGTATAGAAGCTGATAATCTTTTTGACAAAAACTACCAAGATATTCTCGGGGCACGTATGCCCGAACGCTGGATCATGGGTACCCTTAGCTGGGAACTATAA
- a CDS encoding RNA polymerase sigma factor — MLNWFKRRREKNDSYETNEEWIRGLSAPVDENAVEQLRERLIQGLKPALHKYVDRELDQFVEDVAQDALLKVLDNIDSFRGESKLTTWAMKIAVREGLTELRRKKYDDSSIEDFKYPDDEGRDELTSLTFATDLPDPEEATHEQLVLKKVLRIINEELTDKQRKAMKALVMKGLSGTVVAEQMGTNRNALYKLVHDARMKIKNQLEVDGIDPEELFNE; from the coding sequence ATGCTCAACTGGTTTAAAAGACGTCGTGAGAAAAATGATTCTTACGAGACAAATGAAGAATGGATCCGAGGGTTATCGGCACCAGTCGATGAAAATGCTGTGGAACAGCTACGCGAAAGGCTCATCCAGGGGCTCAAACCTGCACTCCACAAATATGTAGATCGCGAGTTAGATCAATTTGTTGAGGATGTCGCACAGGATGCCCTACTCAAGGTGTTGGATAACATCGATTCATTTCGGGGCGAGAGCAAACTTACTACCTGGGCTATGAAAATCGCAGTACGTGAAGGGCTTACCGAACTGCGTCGAAAAAAATATGATGATTCTTCTATTGAGGATTTTAAATATCCCGATGATGAGGGCCGAGATGAATTAACCTCATTAACATTTGCCACCGACCTGCCCGATCCTGAAGAGGCCACACATGAACAGCTTGTTTTAAAAAAGGTATTACGCATTATTAATGAAGAGCTAACCGATAAACAGCGAAAAGCTATGAAAGCATTGGTAATGAAGGGGCTATCAGGAACAGTAGTTGCCGAACAGATGGGAACAAATCGTAATGCGCTTTACAAGTTGGTCCATGATGCACGAATGAAAATCAAAAATCAGCTTGAAGTCGATGGTATCGATCCAGAAGAATTATTCAACGAATAG
- a CDS encoding toxin-antitoxin system YwqK family antitoxin: protein MFRTYSYLLLFLPLLLVSCQSTDRSVGEPSLDQETDQILAVFPELELRDSTSGSNIEQNDSTHFIDHIYYHKGKNAPFTGSMVNKTWNDTLKAKGFFEEGRIQRFVSWYPNGNMNSEMIVTPDSTDAKYITTTWHHSGTLKSKYNRHSGKRYFESGTLKSKWNKNRAFDFWENGNPKAIWPLEKDGEISFYHGEFTAWNPNNTISTKGIFKDGRKHGKWVYRDSTGSIEKIIIYKNGKADSTISPTQQ, encoded by the coding sequence ATGTTTCGAACCTATTCCTATCTTTTACTTTTCTTGCCCTTACTTTTAGTTTCCTGCCAATCAACAGATCGATCTGTAGGCGAACCATCACTAGATCAAGAAACGGATCAAATATTGGCAGTTTTCCCAGAGCTCGAATTAAGGGATAGTACTAGCGGCTCAAATATAGAGCAGAATGATTCTACCCATTTCATTGATCATATTTATTACCACAAAGGGAAAAATGCTCCATTTACAGGCAGCATGGTAAATAAAACCTGGAATGACACTCTTAAAGCGAAAGGGTTTTTTGAGGAGGGAAGAATTCAACGATTTGTCTCCTGGTACCCAAATGGAAACATGAACTCAGAAATGATTGTAACCCCAGACAGTACCGATGCGAAATATATAACTACAACCTGGCATCATTCCGGAACGCTAAAATCCAAGTATAACAGGCATTCTGGCAAACGATATTTTGAAAGTGGTACATTAAAATCAAAATGGAATAAAAACAGAGCCTTTGATTTCTGGGAAAATGGAAACCCTAAAGCTATCTGGCCACTGGAAAAAGATGGGGAAATCTCTTTTTATCATGGTGAATTTACGGCCTGGAATCCCAACAACACAATTTCAACCAAAGGTATATTTAAAGACGGTCGCAAACATGGCAAATGGGTCTACCGAGATAGTACCGGCAGTATAGAAAAAATAATCATCTATAAAAATGGTAAAGCAGACTCCACAATAAGTCCCACCCAACAGTAG
- a CDS encoding energy transducer TonB encodes MMPIKNKSNLEKYYTLFFESGLIMSLLIFVALTKLPIGGGGETEITFHEQSEAIVMEDIEQTRQEHTPPPPPRPIAPVEVPNDEIIEEQILNLDSELDIDQEVDRLPPPPKETAEEPIEDEENFFVAVEQMPKLKGGLESIQKHIEYPKNARMAGIEGRVIVQFVVNKKGEVEDPKVIRGIGGGCDQEALRVVNLAQFEPGRQRGNAVCVQYSLPITFVLK; translated from the coding sequence ATGATGCCTATTAAAAATAAATCGAACCTCGAAAAGTATTATACGCTTTTCTTTGAAAGCGGATTAATCATGAGTTTGCTCATTTTTGTAGCTCTTACCAAGTTGCCTATTGGTGGCGGTGGGGAAACAGAAATTACGTTCCATGAGCAAAGTGAAGCCATTGTCATGGAAGATATTGAGCAAACGAGACAAGAGCATACGCCGCCCCCTCCTCCTCGTCCTATAGCGCCTGTAGAGGTGCCCAATGATGAAATTATAGAGGAACAAATTTTAAATCTTGATTCTGAACTTGATATAGATCAAGAAGTAGACCGATTGCCCCCCCCACCTAAGGAAACGGCCGAAGAACCCATCGAAGATGAAGAGAACTTCTTTGTCGCTGTAGAGCAGATGCCGAAGTTAAAAGGAGGCTTGGAATCGATACAAAAACATATTGAATATCCTAAGAATGCCCGTATGGCAGGCATTGAAGGCCGAGTAATTGTACAGTTTGTAGTTAATAAAAAGGGAGAGGTAGAAGATCCCAAGGTGATACGCGGAATTGGGGGTGGCTGTGATCAGGAGGCTCTTCGGGTTGTAAATCTTGCTCAATTTGAACCGGGAAGGCAGCGTGGCAATGCAGTATGTGTACAGTATAGTTTGCCTATTACATTTGTCTTAAAATAA
- a CDS encoding glycoside hydrolase family 3 N-terminal domain-containing protein, with product MLQLPNRYSSLRRRTPFIIGITLSVILFCLGISTPIFAQSYLDASLSIDDRVEDLLNRMTVEEKVGQMTQLNITLINNTGEQRNVELNAQKARELLTKHHIGSFLNGEAVPPGQWVKYVKDLQQIAVEETRLGIPIIYGIDHIHGASYVQGSTIFPHNINIGATFNPSNSYNNGKITALESAPLGHTWNFAPVLDLGRNPYWARQYETFGEDPYLASQLGKAYVTGYQKKHTKTVPYGLAATAKHFIGYSVPRSGWDRTPVNLSMQALHEFHRPSFQAAIDAGVKTIMVNSGEVNGIPVHASKKLLTNLLRDEMGFEGVAVTDWDDIGKLVDYHKTARNYEEATYQAVNAGIDMSMTPTSLKFNESLLSLVDKGKISEQRLNKSVKRILRLKFELGLFEHPYPSEKGLNDIGSDSHKNIALQAAQESMVLLKNDNNTLPLTKEINQILVVGPSANDKSNLAGGWTIAWQGASEVRYPDSMPTITEAITDRFSNAEVVSMDSIGTPGSELRNKFNKAIKASDAVIIAAGENPYTEFVGNITNLKLAEKQLEIIKTVNSYNKPSVLVLVEGRPRVITEIVDETDAILWAGLPGFEGAKAITDVISGDYNPSGKLPFSYPQFVGHTTPYNHKSSAVYFFDADVANNIEQANKTTALWSFGHGLSYTDYSYESLTMEDSTYNESETVTANITVTNTGDIAGTETVLWYFSDNVGTITRPVKELVKFQRVHLKAGESKEVTLTLDPQKQLSYPNANGEQILEEGYFNLYVGEESQRFYIKTNRSSASAD from the coding sequence ATGTTACAGCTTCCGAACCGATATAGTAGCCTTAGAAGGCGAACCCCTTTTATAATTGGGATTACTCTGAGCGTTATACTTTTTTGTTTAGGAATAAGTACACCCATTTTCGCTCAATCCTATTTAGACGCATCTCTATCAATTGATGATCGGGTTGAAGATCTTCTCAACCGAATGACTGTTGAGGAGAAAGTTGGGCAAATGACACAGCTGAATATTACCCTAATAAACAATACCGGGGAGCAACGTAATGTTGAGCTTAATGCCCAAAAGGCAAGAGAACTTCTCACCAAACATCATATCGGATCTTTTCTTAACGGTGAAGCGGTTCCTCCTGGTCAATGGGTTAAATATGTGAAAGATCTCCAGCAAATTGCTGTTGAAGAAACCCGACTTGGTATCCCCATCATATATGGCATCGACCATATTCATGGAGCTAGCTATGTTCAGGGCAGCACCATATTCCCACACAATATTAATATTGGTGCTACTTTTAATCCTAGTAATTCCTATAACAATGGTAAGATAACCGCCTTAGAGTCAGCACCTTTGGGCCATACCTGGAACTTTGCCCCTGTTCTCGACCTGGGACGTAACCCGTACTGGGCGCGCCAGTATGAAACCTTCGGAGAAGATCCATACCTCGCCTCTCAGTTGGGGAAGGCATACGTTACCGGTTACCAAAAGAAACACACAAAAACAGTCCCTTACGGTCTGGCGGCAACAGCCAAACATTTTATTGGTTATTCTGTACCCCGCTCAGGTTGGGACCGCACCCCGGTAAATCTTTCGATGCAAGCACTTCACGAATTTCATCGTCCATCTTTTCAGGCTGCAATTGATGCTGGAGTTAAGACCATAATGGTAAACAGTGGTGAAGTGAACGGGATCCCAGTACATGCATCTAAAAAACTACTCACCAACCTACTTCGTGATGAGATGGGTTTTGAAGGGGTAGCGGTAACTGATTGGGATGATATTGGAAAACTTGTCGATTATCACAAAACAGCTCGTAATTATGAAGAGGCAACATATCAGGCCGTAAATGCCGGAATTGACATGAGCATGACACCGACTTCTTTAAAATTTAATGAAAGCCTGCTCAGCTTAGTCGACAAAGGCAAAATAAGTGAACAGCGTCTTAATAAATCGGTGAAGCGTATCTTGCGACTAAAGTTTGAACTCGGATTATTTGAGCATCCCTATCCATCAGAAAAGGGGCTAAACGATATTGGAAGTGACAGCCATAAAAATATTGCTTTACAGGCAGCCCAAGAATCAATGGTACTATTGAAAAATGACAATAATACGCTTCCCCTAACTAAAGAGATCAATCAAATTTTAGTAGTGGGTCCATCAGCAAATGACAAAAGTAACCTGGCCGGTGGTTGGACAATCGCCTGGCAAGGGGCTTCTGAAGTTCGCTATCCTGATTCTATGCCTACTATTACAGAGGCCATCACAGATAGATTTTCTAATGCTGAAGTTGTAAGTATGGATTCTATAGGAACCCCGGGATCTGAGCTCCGCAACAAATTTAATAAGGCGATCAAAGCTTCCGATGCCGTTATCATTGCTGCCGGAGAAAATCCTTATACAGAGTTTGTAGGGAATATCACCAATCTCAAACTGGCCGAAAAACAACTTGAAATTATCAAGACTGTTAACAGCTATAACAAACCTTCAGTATTAGTGTTAGTAGAAGGCAGACCACGAGTAATAACAGAAATCGTTGACGAAACAGATGCTATTCTCTGGGCAGGACTTCCCGGCTTTGAAGGGGCAAAAGCAATAACAGATGTTATAAGTGGAGACTATAATCCCAGTGGTAAACTCCCATTTTCTTATCCGCAATTTGTAGGACATACAACACCTTACAATCACAAATCTAGTGCCGTCTACTTTTTTGATGCTGATGTTGCCAATAATATTGAACAAGCAAACAAAACTACTGCACTTTGGAGTTTTGGTCATGGTCTCAGCTATACCGACTACAGCTACGAATCCCTGACTATGGAAGATAGCACCTATAACGAATCAGAAACAGTTACTGCAAATATCACTGTCACAAACACTGGTGATATTGCCGGTACTGAGACTGTCTTATGGTATTTTTCAGATAACGTCGGTACGATCACACGACCAGTTAAAGAACTGGTCAAGTTCCAGCGTGTACATCTAAAAGCGGGTGAAAGCAAAGAAGTTACGCTTACACTAGACCCCCAAAAGCAATTATCATATCCTAACGCTAATGGAGAACAAATACTTGAAGAAGGATATTTTAATTTATACGTCGGTGAAGAATCGCAAAGATTTTACATAAAGACTAACAGATCGAGTGCCTCTGCAGATTAA